One Eubacteriales bacterium mix99 genomic window carries:
- a CDS encoding GNAT family N-acetyltransferase produces MEIELLSTKYRVKRMEEADIPEVYMLCKNNPLYYQYCPPFVTICSLKKDLTSLPKGKALKDKYYLGFYKGELLIAVMDLISGYPDAKTAFIGFFMMNQQVQGKGIGTAIITEACKYLKESGFSSVKLGYMKGNPQSESFWIKNHFQKTGVEAQTESHVIVVMQRHL; encoded by the coding sequence ATGGAAATTGAATTATTGTCTACGAAATATCGAGTGAAGCGAATGGAAGAAGCCGATATACCGGAAGTGTATATGCTTTGTAAAAACAATCCATTGTATTATCAATATTGTCCGCCATTTGTAACAATTTGCAGCTTAAAAAAAGATCTGACGTCATTACCAAAGGGAAAAGCACTGAAAGATAAATATTATCTTGGTTTTTATAAAGGTGAATTGCTTATTGCGGTGATGGATTTAATATCCGGGTATCCCGATGCAAAAACCGCCTTTATAGGCTTCTTCATGATGAATCAGCAAGTACAGGGGAAGGGAATTGGGACCGCCATCATCACGGAAGCCTGCAAATACTTAAAAGAATCAGGATTTTCTTCTGTAAAGCTTGGATATATGAAGGGAAATCCTCAAAGTGAATCCTTTTGGATCAAGAATCATTTTCAAAAAACAGGTGTAGAAGCACAAACAGAAAGCCACGTAATTGTTGTGATGCAAAGACATCTCTAA
- a CDS encoding ABC transporter substrate-binding protein, with translation MKSRNLKLFAALFTLVFLAAAVLTGCNTKPKTSKIRLWEVTHSIFYAPQYVAMYKGYFGDEGIEIELMNGGGADKTMTAVLAGQADIGFMGPEASIYVYNEGKEDHPVVFAQLTQKDGSFLVGRQPEPDFKWENLAGTTIIGGRKGGVPAMALEYALRNHGLVPNKDLEFLTNIQFDLTAGAFTGGTGDYVALFEPVGSKLEEEGKGYVVASVGEAAGNLPYTAYAAKKSYIKNNWDLVTRFTRAIYKGQQFVAKNSPEEIAKVIKPAFPDSDEKFLTKVVKRYRDQDTWPDNPKMNKESFDRLQDIMETAGELDERVPFEEVITNKYADKVIQ, from the coding sequence ATGAAATCAAGAAACCTGAAATTGTTCGCAGCTCTGTTTACATTGGTTTTTCTTGCTGCGGCCGTACTGACAGGTTGTAACACAAAGCCGAAAACATCTAAGATAAGACTGTGGGAAGTGACGCATTCCATTTTCTACGCTCCTCAATATGTCGCCATGTATAAAGGCTACTTCGGGGACGAAGGAATTGAAATCGAACTGATGAACGGAGGCGGCGCCGATAAAACCATGACAGCCGTTCTTGCCGGCCAGGCAGACATCGGATTTATGGGCCCGGAGGCCTCCATCTATGTATATAACGAAGGCAAGGAGGACCATCCGGTGGTATTTGCCCAACTGACGCAGAAAGATGGGTCGTTCCTGGTGGGCAGGCAGCCGGAGCCGGATTTTAAATGGGAAAATCTCGCCGGCACCACCATCATTGGCGGAAGAAAAGGCGGAGTACCCGCCATGGCACTGGAGTATGCCCTGAGAAATCACGGATTGGTACCAAACAAGGATCTGGAGTTTCTGACGAATATCCAGTTTGATCTGACAGCCGGTGCCTTTACCGGTGGAACCGGAGATTATGTGGCTTTATTCGAGCCGGTCGGCTCCAAACTGGAAGAGGAAGGAAAAGGCTACGTGGTCGCATCGGTCGGGGAAGCAGCCGGAAACCTGCCTTATACGGCATATGCGGCAAAAAAAAGTTATATAAAAAACAACTGGGATCTGGTGACACGGTTTACCCGTGCCATCTATAAAGGCCAGCAATTTGTCGCCAAAAACAGTCCGGAAGAAATCGCAAAAGTGATCAAGCCGGCTTTCCCGGACAGCGATGAGAAGTTTCTGACCAAAGTCGTGAAACGTTACAGGGATCAGGATACCTGGCCGGACAATCCGAAAATGAACAAGGAATCCTTTGACCGGCTGCAGGATATTATGGAAACTGCCGGAGAATTGGACGAACGTGTTCCTTTCGAAGAAGTGATCACCAATAAATATGCTGACAAAGTGATTCAATAA
- the secF gene encoding protein translocase subunit SecF, which yields MKVIDFYGKRWIFFAISMTILVIGVVMSFLNGVQLDIQFKGGSMLKYSYKGKIDADKAADITTDLTKRVVSTQTTTDLSSGQKRLIINIAGDYGLDVKDQEKLDVALKKEFPDAKLKLSESTMVEPFFGKKFLTNGIKAILLSSVLVVIYVWFRFRRIGGLSAGIMALVALFHDLMVVYVTCVIFRIPIGDSFVAVALTIIGYSINDTIVIYDRIRENFKKYPKEPIETMTNLSITQSMTRSINTNLAVLISVSLVFILAQVNSIESVQSFALPMAIGSISGCYSTICIAGPLWVAWKKHKGTEHKIYQ from the coding sequence ATGAAGGTGATTGATTTTTACGGGAAGCGCTGGATCTTTTTTGCAATTTCCATGACCATATTGGTGATTGGTGTGGTTATGAGCTTTCTCAATGGCGTTCAGCTGGATATCCAGTTTAAGGGCGGATCCATGCTGAAGTACAGTTACAAAGGCAAAATCGATGCGGATAAGGCAGCGGATATTACAACGGATTTGACCAAACGGGTAGTCAGTACCCAGACGACAACGGATCTGTCGAGCGGGCAAAAACGACTGATCATCAACATTGCCGGAGATTACGGCCTGGATGTAAAGGATCAGGAAAAGCTGGATGTTGCGCTGAAGAAAGAATTTCCCGATGCAAAGCTGAAACTTTCCGAGTCCACCATGGTGGAACCCTTTTTCGGGAAGAAATTTCTCACCAACGGCATCAAGGCAATTCTGTTGTCCTCTGTCCTGGTGGTGATTTATGTGTGGTTTCGCTTCCGCAGGATTGGAGGCCTTTCCGCAGGAATTATGGCTCTGGTGGCTCTGTTTCATGACCTTATGGTGGTGTATGTCACATGTGTCATTTTCCGGATCCCCATTGGGGATTCCTTTGTGGCAGTGGCACTGACCATCATCGGATATTCCATTAATGATACCATCGTCATATACGACCGGATTCGGGAAAACTTCAAGAAATATCCGAAGGAGCCCATAGAAACGATGACCAATCTTTCCATCACCCAGTCCATGACGAGATCCATCAATACCAACCTTGCTGTTTTGATCAGCGTCAGTCTGGTTTTTATCCTGGCTCAGGTCAACAGTATCGAATCGGTGCAGAGCTTTGCCCTTCCCATGGCAATTGGATCCATCAGCGGGTGTTATTCCACCATTTGCATTGCGGGACCGCTTTGGGTGGCATGGAAAAAGCATAAGGGGACGGAACATAAAATATACCAATAA
- a CDS encoding YdcF family protein yields MLKNGVPHSAIIGEDKSGFTKENAALSRKAADECGLDVSTAIVVCKSFHARRCLMCYQFAFPEAEIMVVPVDVYGINRDNWHNHDYGVERVLGELARCGNQFSEEFKHA; encoded by the coding sequence TTGCTGAAAAACGGGGTTCCGCATTCCGCAATCATTGGCGAAGATAAATCAGGTTTCACTAAAGAGAATGCTGCCTTGTCCAGGAAAGCTGCTGATGAATGCGGTTTGGATGTCAGCACGGCGATCGTGGTTTGCAAATCCTTTCACGCTCGTCGATGCCTGATGTGTTATCAGTTTGCCTTCCCCGAAGCGGAAATTATGGTTGTTCCCGTGGATGTTTACGGCATCAACCGCGACAATTGGCACAATCATGACTACGGCGTAGAACGGGTGTTGGGCGAACTCGCCCGTTGCGGGAATCAGTTTTCAGAGGAGTTTAAACATGCCTGA
- a CDS encoding DUF4111 domain-containing protein: MNLNEAIQTMTNEIVSVLVDNTPTIYLFGSVVLDDFRLGWSDIDILVLTEREITEQQVNTLVGLRQNILERYHGNPYFRLFEGGMLTADAFLNGKNDRTVYWGTSGQRIANNYKMDSFGMAELLDSGILLYGDDIRSKMNYPTYAQMRDDIARHVQAARKCGVVVGWLLDIARGIYTLRTGKIIAKTDAGEWALENGLCPDKEAMQKAVRNRKEAHIGQEKRVDNAVIQRFANVIDEEFTNTIRRFVESELQRMNTTYTTLSLIRNKDGVSVWRVMTEADSYVAKCFDKPEYRREIANYQLLKSLGVPSLRVIAHTDCSLVIEDIEHSAYRIGTSEDINDPEIAKLIAHWYKTLHENGREYANTHTLYDECDCLTFDNMRAIQGKTGTSGLPVWRLIEEHFIQIQTAAMSLPRTLTYNDFHFTNLAVAQDGSDALVFDYNMLGNGYVYSDIRNVCGHLGNEDARKSFQTEYGSFDEKEKLVDDVVNLLNGLHIACGRKNFPDWGQGLLAMVKDGKLQTAVEKLLESKSEVLG; the protein is encoded by the coding sequence ATGAATCTTAACGAAGCCATCCAAACCATGACAAACGAAATCGTATCTGTCCTCGTCGACAACACTCCGACCATTTATCTTTTCGGCTCGGTTGTGCTTGACGATTTCAGGCTCGGTTGGAGCGACATTGATATACTTGTTCTGACCGAACGTGAAATCACCGAGCAACAAGTAAACACATTGGTCGGGCTTCGGCAGAATATACTGGAACGCTACCACGGCAATCCATACTTTCGCTTGTTTGAAGGCGGTATGCTCACAGCAGATGCTTTTCTGAATGGCAAAAACGATCGAACGGTATATTGGGGAACCAGCGGTCAGCGTATAGCCAATAACTATAAGATGGACAGCTTCGGTATGGCGGAACTGCTGGACAGCGGCATCCTGCTTTATGGTGATGATATTCGCAGCAAAATGAACTATCCCACATATGCGCAAATGCGCGACGATATTGCCCGTCATGTTCAGGCAGCGCGAAAATGCGGTGTTGTTGTAGGTTGGTTGTTGGATATTGCACGAGGTATTTACACCCTGAGAACTGGTAAAATCATTGCTAAAACTGACGCCGGTGAATGGGCGTTGGAAAATGGTTTATGCCCCGATAAAGAAGCTATGCAAAAAGCTGTTCGGAATCGGAAAGAAGCACACATCGGACAAGAAAAGCGCGTTGATAATGCTGTTATTCAACGGTTTGCGAATGTTATAGATGAGGAATTTACGAATACAATCAGGCGTTTTGTGGAATCAGAACTGCAACGCATGAACACCACCTACACCACCCTCTCGTTAATCCGTAATAAAGACGGCGTTTCGGTCTGGCGAGTAATGACCGAAGCAGATAGCTATGTAGCGAAATGTTTTGACAAGCCGGAATACCGCCGCGAAATTGCCAACTATCAGCTTCTGAAATCGCTTGGCGTTCCCTCGCTGAGGGTAATCGCTCACACCGACTGCTCTCTTGTGATTGAGGATATAGAACACAGTGCCTATCGGATAGGCACTTCGGAAGATATTAACGACCCCGAAATTGCTAAACTGATTGCCCACTGGTATAAGACACTTCATGAAAACGGGCGAGAGTATGCCAATACACATACGCTTTATGACGAGTGCGACTGCCTGACCTTTGATAACATGAGAGCCATTCAAGGAAAAACCGGTACAAGTGGGTTGCCCGTTTGGCGGTTGATTGAGGAACATTTTATTCAAATCCAAACTGCCGCCATGAGTCTTCCGCGAACTCTTACCTACAATGATTTTCATTTTACCAATCTTGCTGTGGCTCAGGACGGCTCTGACGCTTTGGTGTTTGATTACAATATGCTGGGCAATGGGTATGTGTATTCCGACATCCGCAATGTGTGCGGGCATTTGGGAAACGAAGACGCAAGAAAGTCATTTCAGACTGAATACGGCTCGTTTGACGAAAAAGAAAAGCTCGTTGATGATGTGGTAAACCTTTTGAACGGTCTGCATATTGCTTGCGGGCGAAAAAATTTCCCGGATTGGGGACAAGGATTACTGGCAATGGTCAAGGATGGGAAATTGCAGACGGCAGTAGAAAAGCTGTTGGAAAGTAAAAGTGAGGTACTGGGATGA
- a CDS encoding helix-turn-helix domain-containing protein, with protein sequence MKLLLGNKIKTLRKARGITQEQLADAIGISFQAVSKWENNIALPDIALAPSLASYFGVTMDELFEFNLKEMKEKIDVICAEAYQYREKNPEESRRILEEGLKQYPDNDILLNNLLYVMNYTNNPDETITLASRLIEKTTENDIKYDALRFLAYAYNAKGDTTSAIAAMKQIPELYFTKLSEMAFILTGKPKYEAAEKQKWISFEILIQMMWKIAECYEADGKASEAISETRRALALVEALHEEPKIERFQSYIEYFKNQIERMKNK encoded by the coding sequence ATGAAATTACTTCTCGGAAACAAAATTAAAACTTTGCGTAAGGCTCGAGGCATTACGCAAGAGCAACTCGCCGATGCTATTGGTATATCTTTTCAAGCGGTGTCAAAATGGGAAAACAATATTGCCTTGCCCGATATTGCTCTTGCACCGTCTCTTGCCAGTTATTTCGGGGTGACGATGGATGAATTGTTTGAGTTCAACCTCAAGGAAATGAAGGAAAAAATTGATGTCATTTGTGCAGAAGCATATCAATATCGTGAAAAAAATCCGGAAGAAAGTCGCCGTATACTTGAAGAAGGTTTGAAACAATATCCCGATAATGACATTCTTCTTAACAATCTTCTTTATGTGATGAACTACACGAATAACCCGGATGAAACCATTACTCTCGCCAGCCGATTGATTGAGAAAACTACCGAAAACGATATCAAATACGATGCACTCCGCTTTCTAGCTTACGCTTATAACGCAAAGGGCGATACCACCTCAGCCATTGCAGCTATGAAGCAAATACCTGAGCTGTATTTCACAAAGCTCTCCGAAATGGCATTTATTTTGACAGGAAAACCAAAATACGAAGCTGCAGAAAAGCAAAAATGGATTTCCTTTGAGATATTGATTCAGATGATGTGGAAAATAGCCGAATGCTATGAAGCAGATGGTAAAGCAAGTGAGGCAATTTCCGAAACCAGGCGAGCACTTGCTCTGGTAGAGGCATTACATGAAGAGCCAAAGATTGAACGATTCCAAAGCTATATCGAATATTTTAAAAATCAGATTGAGAGGATGAAAAATAAATAG